The segment GTGGTGAATCAACCTTGACTGCCACTGAAGAAAAAGCGAAACCTTGATTTAACCTCAGATGCCacttggggtttttgtttttgtttttgtttttgtttctttctaaagattggcacctgagctaataactgttgccaatctttttttttttttgccttatctccccaaatccccccagtatatagttgtatatcttggttgcacgtccctctagttgtggcatgtgagacaccgcctcagcatggcttgatgagtggtggcatgtccgcgcccagaattcgaactggcgaaaccctgggcctccgccGCGGAGCTTGCggacttaaccatttggccatgggccCGGCCCCCAGGGGTTTTCTTTTATCATAAGTACAACCTAAAACTGACAGTCACACAGTTTATGATGACCCTGTACTGCGGAGGTCGTGACTTCTCAGTCAGGGCTCAGACCATCTGAACTGTTTTTACTCTCGAcgcttctgacaccaaatgtctAGTATTTTTTCCAACACCAGCCACTTCCccagacaccaactgggtgtcctgcAGTTCGGCTCAAGTCTGCACTAACTGCCTGGAGTCACTGCAGCCCTGCAGGTGCAGGGCTCGGTCCCACGAGGCTGCCcacacttcagacaccagttcCAAGTCCCAGGTCGCCGCTTGTACTTCTGACCAGCCAGCTGTAAACTGGGGAGCTCCATGACCCCCATTCAGGTTCATTAATTTGCTAAGATGCCTCAGAGAACTTTACTTTCATTTACCgatttattataaaggatgtaactcaggaacagccaaatggaagagacgCATCGGGCAAGGTCTCGGGGGTAGGGGCGCTCAGAGCTTCCATGCGCCCTCTGGGTTCAGCATCCTCTCAGCAGCTCGGTGTGTTCACTGACCTGGAAGCGCCCCGAACCCCATCCAGGGGTTTTATGGAAGTTCCATTACATGGGCTCAGTTGATTGGCTGTTGGCTGTTGGGGATTGAGCTCATGATCTCCAGCCCTTCTCACCTCCCTGGGGGTCTAGGAGTAGAGCTCGAAGTTCCAACTCTGATCACATGGTTGCTTTCTCTGGCAACTGTCACCCATCCTGAAGCCACCTAggggcccaccaagagtcaccacATTAGCacaaactcaggtgtggttgaaaggggcttgttagcaATAGCAAAAGATCCTCCTGTCACTCTCACTCAGGAAATTCGAAGCTGTGTCAGGAACCTGGGACAAAGACCACCTACAGATTTCTTATCATCACACTAAGCagctttttaaaatgcttctttCCATCAAGTTGCTGTATCTCTTCTTTAAGGACACACTTAGATTAGGAAGCAAATATAACTTCTGAGCAGCCAAAATGATGTCACCACATATTCGGGCAAGCACATTTTTATTCACCAGAGAGCTCCTTTGTCTTGCCATGCCTGCTGCTCTGCATAAGCACATCGGCCCCTCAGGAAACTCAGACAGAGCATGACAGGGTGGAGTCCACATGCCTCAGTAGGCCCCGAGGTGACCACAGCGATATGTTACATCCAGTGACAGCCAAGAAAATGTTTAATTAGGCCCAACTGTAGTCTAAGAAGGcaggaaaatgtgtgtgtgtgtgtggttttatttaaaagatttccaTCTAATATAGTCAACATTCAGCTGTTAAAGGGGCTCAGCTTTACAGGCAcacatttctcattttctaaaacCCCCTCACATAGCTCCaacttaattctttccttttctggtttGGTCAAGTGTTCCTTTAGCATATGGAATTACTTTAGGTACAGCTGGGCAGCTGCATCCTGAAGCCATTGCAGTCCTCACAACGCAGTCTTGGTGATATAAGGCGACTGCTTTAATTCCCCGCCTGCCATTTGTTGACTCTAGTTAGGCCAGGATAGTCACTGCTTCTCTCGCAGAGACTTAAGGCGCAGGCTGGGGACAGAGATGTCACTGGCTGCACCCCTCTGGTAGGCTGCAGCCCCTGCCAGGATGCACTGAGTAGAACAGAAACTGGATTTCAGCTCACACTTACCCTTCATGTGGGGTGTGACATGTCCAACTCTGCATGATAGCCCTGatttatggggaaaaaatcacaaaaagtTTATCCCACTTTTGGAAATCCTGGAATTGGCCTCAGCGCAGAGTTGGCCCTCCTATTTAAAAAGACAACATTCTAGCTAGGTGATGGGcctcattcatttcacaaacacAATCCCCTGTGTGGATATGGACCAGATGGTGTGACCCACTTTGACCTGTTGGTGTCCTTCAGTCGTGCCACACCACAGATTGGTCCCAGATGTTAGGAACTATGATCAGACTCTCCTTGCCATGAAACTGAACTCAGAGATCTCAGTCAGCTGGTCCTGAAAGGGTGCGGCGTGCAGTTCCTTCCTGAGAGCGCCATCAGCCTGTAGGAAAAACTCGGTCTCCGCTGGCCGCGACACCTTCCACGCCCTTTGAGATGAGCTCTGTAGAGCCTCTGAGACTTGAGAGAAGGAAATAAGATCCAGGTGAAGCTTCACAATATTTTGATCAGTCagttttgttcttcattttaaagCAATGATCCAATTTGGTTAGATGAAATTAAAGATGCTTCAGGATATCTTAAAGCAGGAAATAGCTGTTTGTGTTTTCACATCAACTGTTTTCTGACTTTGCAAAAAGCAAGGTCATTCTTTGGGATGAAGAGTTCCAaaggctatggggctggccccgtggccgagtggttaagttcgcgcgctccgctgcaggcgacccagtgtttcgttggttcgaatcctggggcgcggacatggcactgctcatcaaaaccacgctgaggcagcgtcccacatgccacaactagaaggacccacaacaaagaatatacaactatgtactgggggctttggggagaaaaaataaaataaaataaaatctttaaaaaaaaaaaaaaaaaaaaaagagttccaaAGGCTAAGTTCAAATtacaaaaaatcaaaactaatagTATGTCACACAAGAAGTAATAGACAACTTTCATATTAAAATGAGGCAGATCAAACATACTTCTGTAAGGATGCAGCTGAGCAGATGTCCCTTTAAGCCTGCCTTAAAGACACCCGTATTGACTGAGCTTTGGAAATCACTTCCCCATGTGGGCACACCTTGCAGGTAGATTGGCTCTGCCTTTGGTGCCCTGTCCTACCTGCTGCTTGGTGGAGTAGCCCAGGTCCTTCTCCGTCACCCTGGAGTCCCCCAGGACAGCATGGAGGCGCCAGCCGCCTCTCCCACTCCCTCAAGCTCACAGCTGTCAGAGCCACGTTGTTTTCAAATGAAGGGAGAACGAAGCGCCCTGGTGTGCAGAATTGCCTAAGTAAAGgtctaatttttctctcttcctctcagaaTGTTATTCCCTGAAGCTCAGCGCCTAGAAAGCACTGGAAAACTGTTACAGTTGGCAGATGTGGACCCTACCCTCCGACCCAGCCAGCTCTCTGTCTCCCATTTTAAGAGCCTCTGTGATGTGTACCGGAAAATGTGTGATGAAGACCCACACCTCTTCGCTTATAATTTCAGAGAAGAActcaagcaaaataaaagcaaaaaccagGAAAAAGAGGATGAGGAGAGTTACAGACTCCAGCTCCCTCCTTAGGGGCTAGCAGCTTACTGAATGCTGATTTTTACAATGCTGAGCCTCTTATGTGTGTACTCTCTTGTCTTCTACAGAATGACAATAAAAATACCAATTACCAGATGTGACTTATTTCCCTTTTACTGTACAGTTtggtagagaaaataaatataatcaaataagATACAGTACAAGctttcttttaatatatatactGCATAGATATGACATGTTTAGTATAAACAGCATCTATTACAACCTTACAAAAATGAAGTATCTGCACAGTGTGCCCCTAACCCACATTAAAATAACTTAAAGATgctttaaataaagcaaaaactaacagcTCAAAGAAAATGCCCAGAGGATTGGAAagaaatgatctttttaaaagctattaaTCACAACTTCCCCACCTTGCTTTTTccacataaattaaaataattagaatggaattttattttaaggattcTAAGTCATTTTGATACCTGCTCAAAAGGGATGTAAAACTAAGTAATTTACAAATTCTGACCAGTTTAATCTAGTTTTCTGATccacaataaattaaaataacttaaatCTTTACAACTATTTTGTGGGAAAATGTATGCTGCACAAAACCCAATAATGAATGGTTTTTCTGCCATTTCCACTTTACCACcagtttaaaagacaaatgagcaATTTAACCCATATCTGGATTGAAATTGTACTATGATTTTCCGTGGCTCTCAGTTTCATAAAAACACTCCTCATTGACAACTGACGTGAGACTCTGGACGCTGAATTCTCGCTCTAGGACAGAATTGAGATCCAGGCTGGCATTTTCAGATTGACTGTCAAGGGACTGGTGACGAGTCTGCGTCTTCAGCAGAGTTCCCCTGTCCCTTTTGGTGCTGTTCGCTTTCCGTTTAATGGCACAGAAGTGCCCCCGGACCAGTCTGGGCTGCTCCCCTCCTGGCTGGCCATCCGTGCCAGGCTGCTGTCCGGGCGGCTGAGCATCGGGGCCGTCGGAGATTCTCAGTCTCTGGAACtggatttcaatgtctttggtcGGGCTGCCTTGTTTCACAATCTGATGGTAGTCCTCATCTTCGTCACTCAGAATATCGCTCTCTTTGATGAGATGGTCTGAAAAATCGGCCAAGCCCGTGTGGGGGTGTTGCAGGGCGTCCTGCCTGCTCCCGGCTGTGTGGCAGCTGCTGCTCTGCGTGCTGCTGCTCAGGCTGCCCTCGTCGGAGTCCAGCGAGCTGCCCTTGCCGGGCTCGCTGGGCCACTCGCTGCTGGAGGAATTCTTGAGGACTTTTAAGGACCTGGAGGAAGCTGCAGGAGAAAAGCACATTTCCCCTCATCATAGAGAAACACACTCCACCGTGTGTAATTTTGGCAGGTTCTAAGATTTAACATCTTTGTTACTTAAGATTTTATCCTCTCACTTCAGTAACCAACTACCCTGGGACTTAGGCCAAAACATGTAAATACTGCAAGTATGGAGATTTTTTACTTGGTTTATTTGAAATTGTAAGTTGGAGTATTTGGCATTTTTAGATGACCAATTACCAGACCTCAGTTATTTGGACAGAACATTAAGCTAGAAACTACTATAAGGGCTAGAATACTTATTTTGCCCATGGATAAATTGAAAAGTTAATTACTAATAGAACCTAGGCTCTTTCACTAACGTACTTTGTAATTTGATAACCAGGATGGCACCCTATTTCTATGCCTACCTACTTACCTTCTTTATTTCCCTTGCTGCTCAATTGAAAGTAGAAAAATGCTGTTTCTCTCTCATGACAACTGTCTCTGCTGGAATTTCTAGCTAACTTTCAGAGATTTAATATGAGTTTaatcatttgtgtgtgtatttaattcCTCTCTCTTGGGTGGAAGGGCAAAGGAGGAGCTTTGGGTTGTGGTGTTTCTGCAGACACAGTAATGTATTTTTAATGGTCATGGCTTATTTTGGCAATAGAGGGAAATAGTAAATTTGAAGAGGTCAAACTGTGACCAAAAAGGAAAGGGAGACATTTTGTAAGACTAAAAACAAGATCAGAGATCTATTAACAAAATAGTTAATACAGAAAGAAGGTTCTAAAAACTtaagctgaaattttaaaaacaggcagaaagTTTAAGAACAGCAGGATTTGGAATGCTGACCCGCTGACTGACTTATTGGGTAAGAATGAGTGTATTAGGTCTCTTGATCTTAATTCATTAAGTAATGCCTTTCTAGATGCCCCATGCAGTTCTGAGCACTGGGAACACTGCAATGAGCAAACCAAGTCCCTGGACTCCTGTCCATCTCAGGGGAAGAAACAGGTAGGGTGGTAAGTGTCGACCGTGTCAGCTGGTGGTGAGAAGGGGCATTTGGGGTTGGGGGTGGTTATAGTTTATAAAAGGAGGTCCTGGAGCAAGAGGCACGTTTCCGTTTCCGTTTCCGTTTcctaaatggaaataaaatggcCCATTACCTTCTCACACCATCCTGTGAATTCGGGTGTCTGGTTCAGAGCTTACAAAGCCGCCCCTGATATTTACAAAGTGTTGGCTTACTGCTGTATCACCAGAGCATACGTCCTCGTAGAGAAGTGCCTAATGCTTTCCTGAATAAACATGAGACGAAGTTCTCACCTAATTTGGCTGAAACAGGAACTCGGTTCTTAAGGGGTACCAGGCGATCTTTACATGTTTTCTCCAAGGGTAATTCACACTTTATGTGACGTCTGAAGTTCTCCCTCAGAATAGATCGAATCACCTTGACGATGTTGGTTTTGCTTTCATTGTcactggtggggagagagagagaaaacagcaggAGTGTCCCGAGTGTCATCATGCTTTGAGGCCACATCCCTGGTCCTTCTGTGGCATGTTACCGCCCTCAGGACAGACTGAGAGCAAGTCACCAGCGTCTGTGTGTCTTGGCCTCTACAGTTAGAAAAGGAGTGAGAATGGATCGTTCTTGAGGGTCCTTCCAGCACTAAGACTGGAGAGCTATTTGATCAATGTATTCTACTAGAGCCACCGTTGCCATTTTGGGGAGGGTGGGTGTGATCCTGAAGTCATCAAAATTCAggaaattactaaaaataaactCCCTTTTTGTTAAGAGAACATAATTCTGTTTCGTTCCCATTGGCTTTAATTTTTGGGAATCCGTAATACCTGCAGCACAACTGGAAGATGGTTTCTGGCCGTCCTTCTATTTCTGACTTCGTATGGATCAGCTCCCATACAGAATTATTTTCTGTGCCTGTGAAAAAGGAAATGGGAACAAGCATCTACAACTTTGCCAAAGACACTGTGGTTAAGAACACTTGTGAAGTTTAAAACTCACGATTTAGTGACTAAAAACTCAAATATTCCCAATCCTGACTCACCATTTTCCTATGTGACTCATGCTGTGTGTGACTTTCACAAATAGTTACAAAAAGTTAAATCTTTGGCAGTTACTTTTTATCTTCCTGCTGAGGTTTTCCATCCATTTTAGTCCCGCCTCTGCCCAGATTCCATCTCTCTGGGAAAAAGGTTAAAGGGGTCCTGTTTTTCAACCCCATTCCTTGGAAGGAACACTAGGTTGTGCTCAGTCAGCTGCATGAGGTAAAGCCCCAAAaagaggccagccccaaattcagTCATGTTCTAGGAGACGCATGACAAAAATTAAACAGGGACCCACTGCACACGTCAGCCTGTCTGGCCTTCCCATCCAGAGAGGCCCTGTCACCAGAATGTGGTTACTCTGGAAGGACCTCCGAATGTTTTCCTGGGTCgaagattttttcttgtttttgtatcACTTATGATACTGCTCAATCTTAAGGAATTTCTCGGTGTGTctaaatttgtaaaaatttaagTGTGTGTACCTTCCTTTCTGTAAAAATTTTTCGGGTATCAAGGATAttaggcagaaagaaaaatgttggaAACTTGACAGTGAAAACAAGCAGACAATGAAGAGAACAGAACAACCATCTACTGGGGCTTACTGTCTCCAAAAGTCTGCAAAGAAACGTCAAAACAACCTCTCGTCCTCATTTGCCTATAAAATAAAGCACCAAAAGTTATCCCCAAAGTCCTTTCCTACTTTTTCATTCCGTAGTTTAAATAAGTCTcttaaattgtttgtttttctggcaTTGTGCTACACAGAACACTTACCTGCTGTATTCCCCAGTCTGACTTGAAGTGCGGATATGGGGATCAACCAGCGAAACTTAAATGGGTCCAGGTCAGCAGAGCTGTGTGCAGGCCGGGAATTCGAGGGCTGTAAGACAAAGGCCACCAAGAAGCGTTAGCGCCAGCTCACCAGGAGGGCGTGCACACAGCGTGGAAGCTTCCAGTTCCCCCGTGTGCAAGGCTCCTGCAGCCGTGTGGGTGTTCAGGGGGCAGAAATGAACCGGGTCAGCTGTGCTCCCAGTTCTCAAGCAGCTCACAGACGGGGTGGGCACAGGGCAGAGTCGTGGTTTGGGGGCAGAGCTCTAAATTTCCAAGCAAGAATGACAACCAACCCTTCCGGGTCCGCACATTACCACTGAGTGGTGAGCTGACGGCGATGGTATTTACAgctaagctttttctttttttgaatcaAGGGAAAAGGTGTTTGAAAACAAACCAAAGTTACACAGACTCTTATGTTTATGGAGCAAACATGGGCCGTGTTTTCAGGGATATAAAAGCTGATTTTCTGTGTAGGCCCCAGCGTGGGTATCTGTCTATATCTTCTTTTAAAGCAGACATCTTTTGTGGGGAGAATAAGGAACCTTGAGTATGTGATTTGGGGAGTTACCTAGGAACACGTGGTGCCCTCAGTGAGCTCTGCTGCTCAGCAGCCTGTCATTCAACACTAACAGGAAGACAGCCACGCAAAGGTGGCTTTCATTAAAATGAATTCTTGTCTTAccaatttctttttcagtttgcaGTTTTCTTTATAAACCAGTATGACGGCTCGcttaaaaactaaagaaaggaaaagagaaagaagtctgTCATTATTTTGTACAAACTCTTCCAAGGTTAAACCAGAGCTGAATGTTGGACTAGAACAAAGCTCTTCAGACTTAGGAGGCTCCAGGATCCCACTCGGCCAGCACCCGAGTGAGTGAACGGTACTTGCTTCTGTTCATATTTGAATTATGCAGAAGTACCTGCTTATTTAAAAGCTATTATCTGAAGTCTATCTTGGCATGCTTTTAAAattcctgttttgttttattgaaagCTGAGGACAGGGCGTTCGCCTAAGTGAGAAGACACTGTCTATACTCACTCTCGGGGCTCTCTGAGAATTACGACATTTTAATTAGTTCTCAGTGAGAATTAAGACAGTTGGAGATGCAGCAAACTATTAAGATAGCAGGTTTCAAAATAGCTCCGGGAGGTCTGTTCCTGTAACACTTGGTAAGAATCACCAAGCCAAGCAGCAGAAGGGAGAAGCAGGTAGTGAACATGCAGAGCAGCCGAGTTTTAAATAGTTGAAGGCTGGCTGTGTAAGTGAAAAGCCATGACAGCAAGGATTCTGACTCCTGGAAATCAGGAGTCAGCTGCACTGGTGGTTTTGGTACGTTCTTCATTATTTTCAGCCTCTTTTACGTTTACGTTCTTTGGAATACGAACCAAATACTGTGAGCTCAAGGTCCTTTCTGGCTTTTCCTAGAGACAGAAACGGATTCAACCAGGAAACTGTAGAGTGCATCAGAAGTTCGCCCATTGAAAGTTCTGTCACCTGTGTCGTAAAAACAggagatgaagaagatgtggaaaCCCCAGGGTAGGCCGTCTCAAGTTAGAGAGTGAATCACGTATCATTGCTAAAACGCAAGGATATTTCAGTTGGATTTTTATGGTCCCTGTGAACATGGGGCCTTCAGTAGTGGAGGTTTTAAAATATGGGCCAAGCATCGAACtgtttgaaaaataatatgaCGTGAAGGCATTTTGCTTCCATGTACATGTTACTTGGGGGTGAGACGCGCCTCATGACCTCCTCCGTAGCATTAATTCCACCACAATGTCAAGTTCATCCAAAGTGCCTTTGTTAACGTTTCCCCAGGATCTAGTGCACGTACCACCTCAAATCTCTAAACTACACTAGGCCTGCTAATCAGAAAAGTACCAATGTTGAAACGACCGTTATAAAAAGTTAAATTCCAGTTGTCTTCTGTTCTTGCCTTTTTCTACTTAAACTTTATTCCTTCTTGCAGGTAGACTTTACAAGCTCAAGATTCTAAATTTAGTAATcagccagaaaagaaaaatatagaagttGTCAAATTCCACTTAAACTACTTTCATAAGTAAGGAGATAGCCATCAATATTtgatgttaaaaaagaaaagaggaagagtcCTAGATTTTCTCCATGTGCTGGCTCCCACTTCCTTTACCCTTCCCACCCTCCGCCAGGCCGAGCTCTCCATACAGGTTCCAGCCTCTGCGATTTGTCCTAACCTCGTGCCccacaggaaggagggagaggcagggacatGAGCTCAGTGaaattccttgttttcttttgtacaaTGCTAACAGGGCATGAGGCTGTAGTTTTAAACTAATGTAAggaattttatattatgtgtggCTTATTATAAGCATTaagatcaaaaagaaaattttaggcaTCTTCTCCTCCAGGAAAGCCCCAGTGGGTGGTATAGTCTGGAGGTCACTTAACAGACCCTGTGAACACATGCATTAAGCCTCCAGAATCCAGAAGTCCTGCTGACCTCCTTCTCTGCCCCACTTTGCTCTGCTACGAGCTGGTCAAACACGGTCCCATAGTCCTCGTATAGCTTCTGCATCTCATTGATGTGGCTCGCTACCTTCTCCATTGCCTTCAGTGCCTCTGCAAAATATGAAACCATATTTATCTGATAATGTTTGTTCGTTTGAAGTGTATCCAACAGCAGTCAGGAAAAAGCTCAAGATTCAAGCCAGGTTTTGAGACTAGTTCTTACTAACAGCAGCCTTGTTCAGGTACAGCTCAAACAGCCCGCTGTAATCTAGTCATTACAGTGAAGCACAGTAGGGGTACCTTCCTCCTCAAATTCTCTTTGAATTGAGGCCAAGCACAAGTCAAAAGTATCACTAATAATAGCCGCTGACATTCAGGGAGCACTTTCTCTCCGGCAGGGGCTGTGACGGGT is part of the Equus caballus isolate H_3958 breed thoroughbred chromosome 31, TB-T2T, whole genome shotgun sequence genome and harbors:
- the TIAM2 gene encoding rho guanine nucleotide exchange factor TIAM2 isoform X4, whose product is MEQTFRSAEQIPVLCRSFNDTQTDSMEGPREGEEATPRPLARHLSDADRLRKVIQELVDTEKSYVKDLSCLFDLYLEPLQNETFLTQDEMESLFGSLPEMLEFQKVFLETLEDGISAASDFNLLETPSQFRKLLFSLGGSFLYYADHFKLYSGFCANHIKVQKVLERAKTDKAFKAFLDARNPTKQHSSTLESFLIKPVQRVLKYPLLLKELVSLTDHESEEHYHLTEALKAMEKVASHINEMQKLYEDYGTVFDQLVAEQSGAEKEVTELSMGELLMHSTVSWLNPFLSLGKARKDLELTVFVFKRAVILVYKENCKLKKKLPSNSRPAHSSADLDPFKFRWLIPISALQVRLGNTAGTENNSVWELIHTKSEIEGRPETIFQLCCSDNESKTNIVKVIRSILRENFRRHIKCELPLEKTCKDRLVPLKNRVPVSAKLASSRSLKVLKNSSSSEWPSEPGKGSSLDSDEGSLSSSTQSSSCHTAGSRQDALQHPHTGLADFSDHLIKESDILSDEDEDYHQIVKQGSPTKDIEIQFQRLRISDGPDAQPPGQQPGTDGQPGGEQPRLVRGHFCAIKRKANSTKRDRGTLLKTQTRHQSLDSQSENASLDLNSVLEREFSVQSLTSVVNEECFYETESHGKS
- the TIAM2 gene encoding rho guanine nucleotide exchange factor TIAM2 isoform X5, yielding MEGPREGEEATPRPLARHLSDADRLRKVIQELVDTEKSYVKDLSCLFDLYLEPLQNETFLTQDEMESLFGSLPEMLEFQKVFLETLEDGISAASDFNLLETPSQFRKLLFSLGGSFLYYADHFKLYSGFCANHIKVQKVLERAKTDKAFKAFLDARNPTKQHSSTLESFLIKPVQRVLKYPLLLKELVSLTDHESEEHYHLTEALKAMEKVASHINEMQKLYEDYGTVFDQLVAEQSGAEKEVTELSMGELLMHSTVSWLNPFLSLGKARKDLELTVFVFKRAVILVYKENCKLKKKLPSNSRPAHSSADLDPFKFRWLIPISALQVRLGNTAGTENNSVWELIHTKSEIEGRPETIFQLCCSDNESKTNIVKVIRSILRENFRRHIKCELPLEKTCKDRLVPLKNRVPVSAKLASSRSLKVLKNSSSSEWPSEPGKGSSLDSDEGSLSSSTQSSSCHTAGSRQDALQHPHTGLADFSDHLIKESDILSDEDEDYHQIVKQGSPTKDIEIQFQRLRISDGPDAQPPGQQPGTDGQPGGEQPRLVRGHFCAIKRKANSTKRDRGTLLKTQTRHQSLDSQSENASLDLNSVLEREFSVQSLTSVVNEECFYETESHGKS
- the TIAM2 gene encoding rho guanine nucleotide exchange factor TIAM2 isoform X3, with the protein product MPGCGLHSALRAREQSAEQIPVLCRSFNDTQTDSMEGPREGEEATPRPLARHLSDADRLRKVIQELVDTEKSYVKDLSCLFDLYLEPLQNETFLTQDEMESLFGSLPEMLEFQKVFLETLEDGISAASDFNLLETPSQFRKLLFSLGGSFLYYADHFKLYSGFCANHIKVQKVLERAKTDKAFKAFLDARNPTKQHSSTLESFLIKPVQRVLKYPLLLKELVSLTDHESEEHYHLTEALKAMEKVASHINEMQKLYEDYGTVFDQLVAEQSGAEKEVTELSMGELLMHSTVSWLNPFLSLGKARKDLELTVFVFKRAVILVYKENCKLKKKLPSNSRPAHSSADLDPFKFRWLIPISALQVRLGNTAGTENNSVWELIHTKSEIEGRPETIFQLCCSDNESKTNIVKVIRSILRENFRRHIKCELPLEKTCKDRLVPLKNRVPVSAKLASSRSLKVLKNSSSSEWPSEPGKGSSLDSDEGSLSSSTQSSSCHTAGSRQDALQHPHTGLADFSDHLIKESDILSDEDEDYHQIVKQGSPTKDIEIQFQRLRISDGPDAQPPGQQPGTDGQPGGEQPRLVRGHFCAIKRKANSTKRDRGTLLKTQTRHQSLDSQSENASLDLNSVLEREFSVQSLTSVVNEECFYETESHGKS